In one window of Methanoculleus chikugoensis DNA:
- a CDS encoding GNAT family N-acetyltransferase codes for MYTIRQERPADYEDVYQLVKRSFATTAHSDGTEADYLNELRGKETFIPELSLVAEDAEGSIVGQIVLYATVIATNDGPVTSLVLSPISVRPDRFRQGIARAMMDRAFQIAREMGYTAVFLCGESETYHGLGFCASWMFGIFHKDDPRAGWCMAKELIPGALEGIRGTIEIV; via the coding sequence ATGTACACGATACGGCAGGAGCGGCCGGCGGATTATGAGGACGTCTATCAACTCGTAAAGAGGTCGTTTGCCACAACCGCCCATTCGGATGGAACCGAAGCGGATTACCTGAACGAACTGAGAGGAAAGGAGACGTTCATCCCCGAACTCTCGCTGGTGGCGGAGGATGCAGAAGGTAGCATAGTAGGACAGATTGTGTTGTATGCAACCGTAATTGCCACGAACGACGGCCCGGTCACCTCCCTGGTGCTATCCCCGATCAGCGTCCGCCCGGACCGGTTCCGGCAGGGCATCGCCCGCGCCATGATGGACCGGGCTTTCCAGATCGCCCGCGAGATGGGATATACCGCGGTCTTCCTCTGCGGCGAATCCGAGACCTATCATGGACTGGGGTTTTGCGCATCGTGGATGTTCGGCATCTTCCATAAAGACGACCCCCGGGCCGGGTGGTGCATGGCAAAAGAACTGATCCCCGGTGCTCTGGAGGGCATCCGGGGGACGATAGAGATCGTTTGA
- a CDS encoding ATP-binding protein produces the protein MIKNRPSFPKGKEFLSSGSIGTVRCCSDGLEVYQLVHPIHKNLFGVVIHCETDTEAVATSELHQKWWILLQNISILEKTRIAFRDHFLFLATVQIAHNFQEIKNGGKLLTENQSISLLRDLIRLCKHAKENNLIPMVDEGSFILATTDDISIIIPLFIANRFNYKNHEYLHSNRSLLKIVYRFATGINIEEEPSRLKGNDIPLPHKWNPDISERFSLFLKTELLKNNQIESSLETLEHSLKKALFDQHISLELPHIPQSLGEADECCLSKPRGLAKVAGMKKLKELLLEEVIHPILNPEIYKLYQVNIPNGILLYGPPGCGKTFISRQLAEELNHYFIEISPSEIASPFIHDSVSKIRDIFNDAEQHAPSIIFIDEFEAFVPPRSLLGGHQQFKSEEVNEFLYQLNECSNKGIVILAATNEPDRIDPAILRTGRFDKLIYVEPPDLEARIELLKVYLKGRPQDPLNLEGIALELDGYSCSDVKYILDDAARAAMKEGLPINCDHITDSIKRNPSSLSMEMSSRYDNIQQRGVAPRPRYPK, from the coding sequence ATGATAAAAAACAGACCATCGTTTCCAAAAGGCAAGGAGTTCTTATCATCAGGGTCAATAGGTACTGTACGCTGTTGTTCAGATGGCCTCGAGGTCTATCAACTCGTTCATCCAATCCACAAAAATCTTTTTGGGGTAGTTATTCATTGCGAAACAGATACTGAAGCAGTTGCGACCAGTGAGCTTCACCAAAAATGGTGGATACTCCTCCAGAATATCTCAATTCTGGAAAAAACGAGGATTGCATTTCGTGATCACTTTCTTTTTTTAGCAACAGTTCAGATCGCTCATAATTTTCAAGAGATAAAAAACGGTGGAAAATTACTCACTGAAAACCAATCGATATCTCTCTTAAGAGATCTGATACGGCTATGTAAACATGCAAAAGAAAACAATTTAATTCCGATGGTTGATGAAGGATCGTTTATTCTGGCGACAACTGACGACATATCTATCATCATTCCATTATTCATTGCAAATCGATTTAACTACAAAAATCATGAATACTTACATTCAAACAGATCACTTCTCAAAATTGTATATCGATTTGCAACCGGCATCAACATTGAAGAAGAACCATCGAGATTAAAGGGAAACGATATCCCCCTACCACATAAATGGAACCCAGATATAAGTGAAAGATTTTCCCTTTTTTTGAAAACAGAGCTGCTAAAGAATAATCAAATAGAATCTTCATTAGAAACGCTTGAACATAGTCTAAAAAAGGCATTATTTGACCAGCACATTAGTTTAGAATTACCACATATCCCACAATCGTTAGGAGAAGCAGATGAATGCTGTCTTTCGAAACCACGGGGTCTGGCAAAAGTTGCTGGAATGAAGAAACTTAAGGAACTACTATTAGAAGAGGTAATTCACCCTATCCTGAACCCAGAGATCTACAAGTTATATCAGGTAAACATTCCGAACGGAATTCTTCTCTACGGCCCGCCGGGTTGTGGGAAAACGTTCATTTCAAGACAATTAGCTGAAGAATTGAATCATTACTTTATTGAGATTTCTCCCTCGGAAATAGCAAGTCCGTTCATCCATGATAGCGTCTCGAAAATACGTGACATATTCAATGACGCTGAACAGCATGCTCCATCTATCATCTTTATTGATGAGTTCGAGGCTTTTGTTCCACCTCGTTCGTTGTTAGGGGGTCATCAACAATTCAAATCAGAAGAAGTGAATGAATTTCTCTATCAACTCAATGAATGTTCAAATAAAGGAATAGTTATACTCGCTGCAACAAACGAACCGGATAGGATTGATCCCGCCATATTAAGGACTGGGAGATTTGACAAGTTGATCTATGTCGAACCCCCAGATCTTGAGGCGCGGATAGAACTTCTGAAGGTATATTTAAAGGGCCGACCACAAGATCCGCTCAATTTAGAGGGCATCGCTCTCGAGCTCGACGGATATTCATGTAGTGATGTGAAATATATCCTTGATGATGCAGCGCGAGCTGCAATGAAAGAAGGGTTGCCCATAAATTGTGATCATATAACAGATTCTATCAAGCGTAATCCATCCAGTTTATCAATGGAAATGTCTTCCAGATACGATAACATCCAACAGAGAGGGGTTGCCCCAAGGCCACGATATCCTAAGTAA
- a CDS encoding NusA-like transcription termination signal-binding factor: MPQVTLTEECMRLISQFESLTGAGSRDCIVDNRNERIIFVINPGDMGLAIGKGGSSIKKASDVMGKRIEVVEYSADPSQFLRNCFLPAQVTGIDFDTDEEDQQVALIEVRDEDRGLAIGKAGKNIFKAKVLAQRQHDIADVQLMQNDSA; encoded by the coding sequence ATGCCACAGGTCACGCTGACTGAGGAGTGCATGCGCCTCATCTCCCAGTTCGAGAGCCTTACCGGCGCAGGCAGCCGCGATTGCATCGTTGATAACCGCAACGAGCGGATCATCTTCGTGATCAATCCCGGCGATATGGGACTCGCTATAGGGAAGGGCGGGTCGAGCATCAAGAAGGCCTCCGACGTGATGGGGAAGCGTATCGAGGTCGTGGAATACTCCGCCGACCCGAGCCAGTTCCTCCGGAACTGCTTCCTGCCCGCCCAGGTCACCGGCATCGACTTCGATACGGACGAGGAGGATCAGCAGGTCGCCCTCATCGAGGTCCGGGACGAGGACCGGGGCCTTGCTATCGGCAAAGCGGGGAAGAATATCTTCAAGGCGAAAGTTCTCGCACAGCGACAGCATGACATCGCCGATGTCCAGCTGATGCAGAACGATTCTGCCTGA
- a CDS encoding IS256 family transposase codes for MDPLALIEDYLSDQENGMKNLITGFLNQVMLAEALQQAGAAQYERTDARKAHRNGYKDRSLKTRYGETILRKPQFRELPFETQVFGRYARVEKALVNAIVESYLQGVSTRKIQEIVSHLGIDQLSPASVSRLAKDLDDQVQAFLLRPIEQAIPYLFVDASYYKIRDGARYVTKAVLVVAGVRDDGYREILGARITDCENEEFWSGLFEELKERGLTGVQLVVSDGHTGIQKAAEAAFLGASWQMCQVHCTRAVLRNIPRKHQKEVVEGLKEAYGSEQRLQDLADDLNARGYRKAANTIERFLSGLMSYTAFPKPHGKRLRTTNMVERVNRELKRRTKVVGVFPNEASLLRLVGSILMDINEEWVIGRRYLTMEKE; via the coding sequence ATGGATCCCTTAGCGTTAATCGAAGATTATCTTTCCGATCAGGAGAATGGCATGAAGAACCTCATCACCGGGTTCCTCAACCAGGTGATGCTCGCAGAGGCCCTCCAGCAGGCAGGAGCTGCCCAGTACGAACGCACTGATGCGCGGAAAGCGCATCGGAACGGCTACAAAGACCGATCCCTCAAGACCCGATACGGGGAGACAATCCTCCGGAAACCGCAGTTCCGGGAGCTCCCGTTCGAGACACAGGTCTTCGGGCGCTATGCCCGGGTGGAGAAAGCTCTGGTGAACGCAATTGTCGAATCCTACCTCCAGGGAGTTTCGACGAGAAAGATCCAGGAGATCGTCAGTCATCTGGGGATCGACCAGCTCTCCCCGGCTTCGGTCTCCCGGCTGGCCAAGGACCTCGACGACCAGGTGCAGGCATTCCTCCTGCGGCCGATCGAACAGGCTATCCCGTATCTCTTCGTGGATGCTTCCTACTACAAAATCCGGGACGGAGCACGATACGTCACCAAAGCGGTCCTGGTGGTCGCCGGCGTCCGGGACGACGGCTACCGGGAGATCCTGGGCGCAAGAATCACGGATTGTGAGAACGAAGAATTCTGGTCAGGACTGTTCGAGGAGCTCAAAGAACGGGGACTCACCGGGGTTCAACTGGTCGTCTCGGATGGGCATACCGGCATCCAGAAGGCGGCTGAAGCCGCCTTCCTCGGTGCATCCTGGCAGATGTGTCAGGTTCATTGTACCCGCGCCGTCTTGAGGAATATTCCCCGGAAACACCAGAAGGAGGTTGTAGAGGGGCTGAAGGAAGCGTATGGGAGTGAGCAGAGACTCCAGGATCTTGCCGATGACCTGAATGCCCGGGGATACCGGAAAGCAGCCAACACCATCGAGCGATTTCTCTCGGGGCTCATGAGTTATACGGCATTCCCAAAACCGCACGGGAAACGGCTCAGAACGACGAACATGGTGGAGCGGGTCAATAGGGAACTGAAACGGAGAACCAAGGTTGTAGGCGTGTTCCCGAACGAGGCATCCCTTCTCCGGCTGGTCGGATCCATCCTGATGGACATCAACGAGGAGTGGGTTATCGGCAGAAGGTATTTGACGATGGAGAAGGAATGA
- a CDS encoding 50S ribosomal protein L30e, which translates to MDFNASLRKAVKTGTVFLGRNKTLESIEEGKAKLIVVARNSPESVKNLVNEIDIPVYVYEGSSVQLGKACGRPYVVSALAVVEPGESDILNAARV; encoded by the coding sequence ATGGACTTTAATGCTTCACTACGCAAAGCCGTGAAGACTGGTACCGTATTCCTGGGTCGAAACAAGACCCTGGAATCCATCGAAGAAGGCAAGGCCAAACTTATTGTGGTGGCCAGGAACAGCCCGGAATCCGTTAAAAATCTGGTGAATGAGATCGATATCCCGGTCTACGTCTACGAAGGTTCGAGTGTCCAGCTCGGGAAAGCCTGCGGCAGACCGTACGTCGTCAGTGCGCTCGCCGTGGTCGAGCCGGGCGAATCCGATATCCTGAATGCTGCGAGAGTGTAG
- a CDS encoding Hsp70 family protein codes for MTDMINYGIDLGTTNSAIAKFDGTNIRVIKNRDQNELTPSVIRIDKNKRILCGKRAYQTLILDPENVASEFKRLMGQSDKINFSAASLSLSPEELSAEVLKSLLADVRLQTDEKVECAVITVPAAFGQLQCEATARAATLAGLEDAPLLQEPLAASIAYGMKADSRDKKWLVYDLGGGTFDLALISTKDGNMSILAHQGNNMLGGKDFDRLIVETILWPHLETNFRLPSQQENPTFHRRLSQILRVKAEEAKIELSYSDRTIISIFDVGDDLQGAVIEADIPITRMDLQPLVEPYILKTIELCKSALKNAKLTTSDIETVILVGGSTYMPILREMLKSHLGIRLEFSIDPMTVVARGAAIYASTLPLPKRTNLPTTENYSESEVVLNLAYEPVWAETTTLVAGKVERKPKGTQSIEISIQSESNHWDSGWIPVKDDYFEFDAYLLEDTTNKFWIYARDEKGNDLTPNPEKIIIRHGLTLSEPPLPHTIGVEVINNDRKKEIDIIFSRSTPLPAFKNITYTAKKTLTPGLNDDYLAIKIWEGENLADPEANNIVGALKIRSEEIRRPIPEGADIEISIEISTSRLMKVQAFVPVIGQYFQERVYVPKESEDIVVEKVKEVDREIDNHLERIVNLNEFAQEESSASNIKKELNEIRMKLEELTEENKRYQNKSSNDPDDAKRVIEKSKEIRGDLSRIENDISVKRKFSIVLRELREYRAITQEVVTTWGTSIDKKEFELLNYEADKKVDEENERALIKITKDMDNLRWRILFEQDWYIRQVFEELCENRESFVNIQESQRLIALGQGAISRGDGDTLKEIIKGLWELLPKSTVQAEEEERFEPGIKRK; via the coding sequence ATGACTGATATGATAAATTATGGTATTGATCTTGGCACGACTAATTCAGCGATAGCAAAATTTGATGGAACAAACATCCGTGTTATTAAGAATCGCGACCAAAATGAATTGACTCCATCTGTTATAAGGATAGACAAAAATAAGCGCATTCTTTGTGGAAAAAGGGCGTATCAGACCCTTATTTTAGACCCAGAAAACGTCGCATCAGAATTCAAACGCCTTATGGGACAAAGCGATAAAATTAATTTTTCAGCAGCCTCGCTTTCCCTATCTCCTGAAGAGTTATCAGCTGAGGTTTTAAAATCTCTACTAGCCGACGTTCGGCTTCAAACTGACGAAAAAGTAGAATGTGCTGTAATTACTGTACCTGCAGCATTCGGTCAACTTCAATGTGAAGCAACGGCTCGTGCAGCAACTCTTGCTGGGCTTGAAGATGCTCCTCTATTGCAGGAACCCCTCGCCGCGTCAATCGCGTATGGCATGAAAGCGGATTCCCGGGATAAAAAATGGCTTGTGTACGATCTTGGCGGTGGAACTTTTGATCTCGCCCTTATTTCCACCAAAGATGGTAACATGTCAATTCTGGCACATCAAGGGAACAACATGCTTGGGGGTAAGGATTTCGATCGATTAATTGTGGAAACAATACTCTGGCCACACCTGGAAACTAATTTCAGATTGCCCAGTCAACAGGAGAATCCAACATTTCATCGAAGGTTGTCTCAAATACTGAGAGTAAAAGCGGAAGAAGCTAAAATAGAATTAAGTTATTCAGACAGAACAATTATCAGTATTTTTGATGTTGGAGATGATCTACAGGGCGCCGTAATTGAGGCGGATATCCCAATTACTAGAATGGACCTGCAACCATTGGTCGAACCATATATTCTAAAAACAATTGAGCTCTGTAAAAGCGCATTGAAAAACGCGAAGTTAACCACAAGTGATATTGAGACAGTAATATTGGTAGGGGGATCTACTTATATGCCAATATTACGAGAAATGCTCAAATCACATTTAGGCATTCGTTTAGAATTCTCAATTGATCCAATGACTGTTGTTGCTCGCGGTGCTGCAATCTATGCATCCACACTACCATTACCAAAACGTACCAATCTTCCTACAACTGAAAATTATTCAGAGTCTGAGGTTGTTCTCAACCTTGCATACGAACCAGTCTGGGCTGAAACAACAACATTAGTTGCTGGAAAGGTTGAGAGAAAACCCAAAGGCACTCAATCAATTGAAATATCAATCCAATCAGAGTCCAACCATTGGGATAGCGGTTGGATTCCCGTAAAAGATGACTACTTCGAGTTTGATGCCTATTTACTAGAAGATACAACAAATAAATTCTGGATCTATGCCAGAGATGAAAAAGGCAATGACCTCACTCCAAATCCAGAAAAAATAATAATCCGTCACGGATTGACTCTTTCAGAGCCACCTCTACCACATACAATTGGTGTAGAAGTTATCAATAATGACAGGAAAAAAGAGATAGATATTATCTTTAGTCGCTCAACCCCACTTCCCGCGTTTAAGAATATCACCTATACAGCGAAAAAGACATTAACCCCTGGCCTAAACGATGATTATCTTGCGATAAAGATCTGGGAGGGTGAAAACCTAGCAGATCCAGAAGCGAATAACATTGTCGGTGCGCTTAAAATCCGCTCTGAAGAGATTCGAAGGCCGATTCCTGAAGGAGCGGACATTGAAATTTCAATTGAGATTTCCACATCCAGGCTCATGAAAGTGCAGGCCTTTGTTCCCGTAATCGGTCAGTATTTTCAGGAACGAGTCTATGTCCCAAAAGAGAGTGAAGATATTGTTGTTGAGAAGGTAAAAGAGGTTGATAGGGAGATTGACAATCATCTTGAAAGAATAGTCAATTTAAATGAGTTTGCCCAAGAAGAAAGCAGTGCCAGTAATATTAAAAAAGAGTTGAATGAAATTAGAATGAAACTAGAAGAACTCACCGAGGAAAATAAAAGATACCAAAACAAAAGTTCAAACGATCCAGATGATGCAAAACGAGTGATTGAGAAGTCAAAAGAAATACGAGGAGATCTTAGCAGAATCGAGAACGATATTTCCGTTAAAAGGAAATTTTCAATCGTTTTACGAGAATTGCGAGAGTATAGAGCGATAACTCAAGAAGTTGTGACCACGTGGGGAACCTCGATAGATAAAAAAGAGTTTGAACTATTGAATTATGAAGCAGATAAAAAAGTTGACGAGGAAAATGAGCGGGCATTAATTAAAATAACCAAGGACATGGATAACTTAAGGTGGAGAATTCTCTTCGAGCAGGATTGGTATATTAGGCAAGTTTTTGAGGAGTTGTGCGAAAACAGAGAGAGTTTTGTTAACATACAAGAATCCCAACGACTGATTGCACTTGGGCAAGGTGCAATTAGTCGTGGAGATGGTGACACCTTAAAAGAGATAATCAAAGGCCTCTGGGAATTACTGCCAAAGAGTACCGTGCAAGCAGAGGAGGAAGAGAGATTTGAACCTGGAATAAAACGAAAATAA
- a CDS encoding tetratricopeptide repeat protein yields the protein MVFHILKCPKCGIPHEWDESPPLYCKNCEAAFDVKRGPEQPMKLNPASLTHPTSKEEISTMYDTNAFRIFGVESNTHKKEIKSAQQASKTRAKLGAPILISDPLDFLNRIPRDERSLRDAQNCIETPRLRISERLFWFINVNQNDAEALDKLKKGQYTDAISVWSTSEELSASINLAILCHAYYLKQDINAENTKQWARIFERWAKLFKDERYWVFFEEIEQRSDFEPLATLDDFNSLKTDIWGMLVKPNVSCMKRAIATNSEDIFQRHLELIRTSNIPPRVVSEIEYDILAPLEEKLIESLDEVNRLVSENWESSCSISEKKTGIDRILESFKMSTLNKAEELLRLAGESSDLSKNIREKIAFCLRNIAICYHNEIESSELAAVILEEAKVYAKDMPVLMKINEDLAVISKVINDAHEFEEFAEYYEKIGKYDLNISKNQISFKDQCYEIQDVTGIKYGILEESFNGVPTTRSYAIWLRFGSDNCPINSSSRCVSSSDERIMMIECADKTWFGIDKIRNRFDEIISRLFHLVQIPLINKMIQDFESGRRIYISDIAIDFTGFYKDFSYNPVSKGLISLSSKLLGTTDLVTKEGKHKHLSWDNYRGHNTSDGKIRIFDDKGPWFSLSARDHWNAVNLPYFLDHMHEDGNLVRSIEKCISGVTAVKDEQSEVINTLDNSLKIDPNNWMTWLQKGRALRHLGRLEEALAAFDRLIEIVPNDPDAWNFKGLTLLETNKEVEALDCFERALEINSQLAHVWCNKGMAYSQLADTQNNGGMTFTALTNYQNAVCALDRGLAIEFDQDIKEIRDQIQSSIQ from the coding sequence ATGGTATTCCATATTTTAAAATGTCCTAAGTGTGGGATCCCACACGAGTGGGATGAAAGTCCCCCTTTGTATTGTAAGAATTGTGAAGCTGCTTTCGACGTTAAACGAGGACCTGAACAACCCATGAAATTAAATCCAGCGTCGTTAACACACCCTACCAGTAAGGAAGAAATTTCAACAATGTATGACACTAATGCATTCAGGATTTTTGGAGTTGAAAGCAATACTCATAAAAAAGAAATAAAGAGTGCTCAACAGGCTTCAAAAACTCGGGCGAAGTTAGGCGCTCCGATTCTAATATCTGATCCACTGGACTTCCTGAATCGAATTCCAAGGGATGAAAGATCACTTCGTGATGCACAAAACTGTATTGAAACACCAAGGTTGCGCATTAGTGAGAGGCTTTTTTGGTTTATTAACGTTAATCAAAATGATGCTGAAGCTCTTGATAAATTAAAAAAAGGCCAATATACTGATGCAATAAGTGTATGGAGTACATCTGAGGAATTGTCAGCATCAATCAATCTTGCGATTCTCTGTCATGCATACTATCTTAAACAGGATATAAACGCAGAGAATACTAAACAATGGGCGCGTATTTTTGAGCGATGGGCGAAACTCTTTAAAGATGAGAGATATTGGGTTTTTTTTGAGGAGATCGAACAACGGTCTGACTTTGAACCTCTCGCTACGCTTGATGATTTTAACTCACTAAAAACCGACATTTGGGGAATGTTAGTAAAGCCAAATGTCAGTTGCATGAAGAGAGCAATAGCTACGAACTCAGAGGATATTTTTCAGCGACATCTTGAGTTGATCCGCACATCTAATATTCCTCCCCGAGTAGTCTCTGAAATCGAATATGATATTCTCGCACCTCTGGAAGAGAAACTGATAGAAAGTCTCGATGAGGTAAATAGATTAGTTTCTGAAAACTGGGAATCATCATGCTCCATTTCTGAGAAAAAGACAGGTATCGATCGGATTTTAGAATCATTTAAGATGAGCACATTAAATAAAGCTGAAGAATTGTTGCGGTTAGCGGGAGAAAGTTCTGATTTATCAAAGAATATACGAGAAAAAATCGCTTTCTGTCTTCGGAATATTGCTATATGTTATCATAATGAAATTGAATCTTCCGAATTAGCAGCTGTTATTTTAGAGGAAGCAAAGGTTTATGCTAAAGATATGCCTGTTTTAATGAAGATAAATGAAGATTTAGCAGTAATATCTAAAGTTATAAACGATGCCCATGAATTCGAAGAATTTGCGGAATATTATGAAAAGATAGGAAAATATGATCTGAATATCTCTAAAAATCAGATCTCTTTTAAAGACCAATGTTATGAAATACAAGATGTCACTGGCATTAAATACGGCATACTCGAAGAAAGTTTTAATGGAGTTCCAACGACTCGTTCTTATGCAATTTGGTTGAGATTTGGAAGTGACAATTGTCCTATTAACTCCTCATCGAGATGTGTTTCCTCTTCTGATGAAAGAATTATGATGATTGAATGCGCTGATAAAACTTGGTTTGGTATCGATAAAATCCGAAATAGATTTGATGAGATTATTAGTAGGCTGTTCCATTTAGTTCAGATCCCTCTGATTAATAAGATGATTCAGGATTTTGAATCTGGGCGAAGGATATACATATCTGATATTGCTATTGATTTTACAGGATTTTATAAGGATTTCAGTTACAACCCTGTATCAAAAGGCCTAATCTCGTTATCATCGAAACTGTTAGGTACTACAGATTTGGTGACGAAAGAGGGAAAACATAAGCATTTGTCCTGGGATAATTATCGGGGACATAACACGTCCGATGGAAAAATTAGGATATTTGATGATAAAGGTCCTTGGTTCAGTCTAAGCGCCCGTGACCACTGGAATGCAGTTAACCTCCCTTACTTTCTCGATCATATGCATGAAGATGGAAATCTCGTCCGATCTATTGAAAAATGTATTTCCGGCGTCACTGCTGTTAAAGACGAACAATCCGAAGTAATAAATACTCTTGACAATTCCCTTAAGATCGATCCAAATAATTGGATGACTTGGTTGCAGAAAGGGCGAGCACTAAGGCATTTGGGACGATTGGAAGAAGCTCTTGCTGCATTTGATCGATTAATAGAGATTGTACCGAATGATCCTGATGCTTGGAATTTCAAAGGCCTAACTTTACTTGAGACAAATAAAGAAGTTGAGGCACTTGATTGTTTTGAGAGAGCACTCGAAATTAATTCACAACTCGCTCATGTATGGTGTAATAAGGGAATGGCGTATTCACAACTCGCTGATACGCAGAATAATGGTGGAATGACATTTACAGCACTCACGAATTATCAAAATGCTGTGTGTGCATTAGATAGGGGTTTAGCAATAGAATTTGATCAAGACATTAAGGAGATAAGAGATCAAATTCAATCGAGTATTCAATAA
- a CDS encoding DUF1786 domain-containing protein, protein MIDLKTSLLAIDVGRGTQDILVYEPGRSIENSIKLVLPSPTVVTAEKIRQATRAGLPVFLDGYLMGGGANTGAIREHLAAGLPVYATEEAALTLHDDPERVRALGVEIRATPPGDAETVRTTDYMEQELRQALSLFGVDYPGNVAVAVQDHGYSPHRSNRIHRFELMRERLDAGDWDLLSLVTDPPLADMTRMQAVRSQAPDALVTDTGPVALIGTLCDPRVRQMAKDGVTLVNAGNGHTLCFTLKGREIHGLFEHHTGALDPAKLQDYIRRLADGTLTSEEVFDDNGHGAAIRRPLKTGAVVVTGPNRLRLLPEAYQAAPFGDMMLSGCFGLAYLWKEFRKA, encoded by the coding sequence ATGATCGACCTGAAAACATCACTCCTCGCCATCGATGTCGGCCGGGGCACCCAGGACATCCTGGTCTACGAGCCCGGCCGATCGATCGAGAACAGCATCAAACTGGTCCTCCCCTCCCCGACCGTGGTGACGGCGGAGAAGATCCGGCAGGCAACCCGCGCCGGGCTCCCGGTCTTCCTGGACGGATACCTGATGGGCGGTGGCGCGAACACCGGCGCAATACGCGAACATCTGGCAGCAGGCCTTCCCGTCTACGCCACAGAGGAGGCCGCTCTCACCCTCCACGACGACCCGGAACGGGTGCGAGCGCTTGGAGTCGAGATCCGCGCCACCCCACCGGGGGACGCGGAAACCGTCCGCACCACCGACTACATGGAGCAGGAACTCAGGCAGGCTCTCTCCCTCTTCGGGGTGGACTACCCCGGGAACGTCGCGGTCGCAGTCCAGGATCACGGCTACTCGCCGCACCGGAGCAACCGCATCCACCGGTTCGAACTGATGCGGGAGCGGCTGGACGCCGGGGACTGGGACCTCCTCTCGCTGGTTACCGACCCGCCGCTCGCCGACATGACCCGGATGCAGGCCGTCCGGAGCCAGGCACCGGACGCGCTCGTCACCGACACCGGCCCCGTCGCCCTCATCGGGACGCTCTGTGACCCGCGGGTGCGGCAGATGGCAAAGGACGGGGTGACCCTCGTCAACGCCGGAAACGGACACACCCTCTGCTTCACCCTGAAAGGGCGGGAGATCCACGGGCTCTTCGAGCACCACACCGGCGCGCTCGACCCCGCGAAACTGCAGGACTACATCCGGCGGCTCGCCGACGGCACCCTGACCTCAGAGGAGGTCTTCGACGACAACGGCCACGGGGCGGCGATCCGAAGACCACTCAAGACCGGTGCCGTCGTCGTCACCGGCCCGAACCGGCTCCGGCTGCTCCCGGAAGCCTACCAGGCGGCGCCCTTCGGGGACATGATGCTCTCGGGATGCTTCGGGCTCGCGTATCTCTGGAAGGAGTTTAGAAAGGCGTAA
- a CDS encoding GNAT family N-acetyltransferase, with amino-acid sequence MAREDTIDRRIYIERDGTTLLYAEPSDRRFIYEMAFEDPGIWRSMLEKKDDFDWSELRDEEEQFFGSVPGKSKYLLIRYQGEIVGTISHTHNDGRIENLELDMWLRSEKYTGRGIGSAVIAMLIDRLVEEHGIRTFIIRPWVKNSRAVRAYEKCGFRRRNDFDPADYYGTYLERYGEGDYGRLETANMVLEVGC; translated from the coding sequence ATGGCAAGAGAGGATACCATAGACCGGCGAATCTACATCGAGAGAGACGGGACTACGCTACTATACGCCGAACCTTCAGACAGGCGCTTCATCTATGAGATGGCCTTTGAGGACCCGGGTATCTGGCGGTCCATGCTCGAGAAGAAGGATGATTTTGATTGGTCCGAGTTGAGGGACGAGGAAGAGCAGTTCTTCGGTAGCGTTCCCGGCAAGAGCAAATATCTGCTGATACGGTATCAGGGCGAGATCGTCGGGACGATCTCGCATACGCACAACGATGGGCGGATAGAGAACCTGGAGCTCGATATGTGGCTCCGTTCAGAGAAATATACCGGGAGAGGCATCGGCTCCGCCGTGATAGCGATGCTGATAGACCGGCTGGTCGAAGAGCACGGTATCCGAACCTTCATCATCCGGCCGTGGGTGAAAAACTCCCGCGCCGTGAGGGCGTACGAGAAGTGCGGCTTTCGGCGGCGTAATGACTTTGATCCCGCTGACTATTACGGAACATACCTGGAGCGGTACGGCGAGGGCGATTACGGTAGACTGGAGACCGCAAACATGGTCCTTGAGGTCGGCTGCTGA